In the Oncorhynchus keta strain PuntledgeMale-10-30-2019 chromosome 29, Oket_V2, whole genome shotgun sequence genome, one interval contains:
- the LOC118361900 gene encoding oocyte zinc finger protein XlCOF29-like isoform X3, which produces MTNGMVFHTQIASIMEVLANAAVAEICKLVDDDYAVFRLEITQSQKENRSLRRKLQLLELKVARDRVLASRPSIKILDRYRGMARGEGHLTGGHRSFVKPAGHTWGDDQPITDEGSGTSPQHVIMIESTDAETAGPEVKQERSEVEEDPRHSRNIQTGTAGVHPVATEDPIATVQPRTQRSITEVRDRHKSETDTETLTVTQSLILTGSDPERLGLGPLGCPPAPGSEYLLYGNPNMRAVNSHLDSDDVLETGNDPSCSYATEMDPGNMRLGLETHTDLSRGDWNRYCSSVYSEGCLDKKGEGLLKDEVTVKVEGDPPPIWNADSQLGDRHSQGRDFLDYREILETNQNVATHSPLHALRDHDPVSTSMGHSDSHGRVLFDQVLNSKDRPGAQVQGGGETSGGIKEKQFLCMFCNKGFSCPQKVEIHQRVHTGVKPYSCNQCHMRFAQAGNLKRHQMVHTGVKPFSCPQCPMCFAQAGDLKRHQRVHTGEKPYSCAQCPMRFAQAGHLKMHLKVHTGERPFACTHCGKRFSEKSYLRIHQQKKHSTL; this is translated from the exons atGACTAACGGTATGGTTTTCCACACGCAAATTGCCTCCATAATGGAGGTGTTAGCGAATGCcgccgtggcagagatctgtaaactcgtagacgacgactatgcagtgtttcgtttggaaataactcaaagccagaaagaaaacaggtCATTGCGGAGGAAACTACAGCTACTTGAACTGAAGGTGGCACGGGACCGCGTCCTCGCCAGTCGTCCCAGTATCAAGATCCTCGACCGGTACAGAGGAATGGCAAGAG GTGAAGGACATCTCACTGGAGGCCACAGGAGCTttgtgaagccagcaggacacaCATGGGgagatgaccaaccaatcactgatgaggggagtggaacctCACCACAGCATGTTATCATGATAGAG TCTACAGATGCAGAGACTGCAGGTCCTGAGGTCAAGCAGGAGAGGtctgaagtagaggaggacccaCGGCACAGTAGAAACATCCAGACTGGAACAGCTGGAGTGCACCCTGTAGCCACAGAGGACCCCATTGCCACAGTGCAGCCCAGGACCCAACGCAGCATCACggaggtcagagacagacacaagtcagagacagacacagagactttAACTGTAACACAAAGCCTTATACTCACAGGATCAGACCCAgagagactggggctggggccaCTGGGATGTCCTCCTGCTCCTGGCTCAGAGTACTTACTTTACGGTAACCCGAACATGAGGGCTGTTAATTCCCATCTGGACTCAGATGATGTGTTAGAGACTGGCAATGATCCGTCTTGTTCTTACGCTACAGAGATGGACCCTGGCAACATGCGATTGGGTTTAGAGACACACACTGATCTGTCTAGAGGGGACTGGAACCGGTACTGTAGTAGTGTATACTCCGAAGGGTGCCTAGATAAGAAAGGGGAGGGTCTGCTCAAAGATGAAGTGACTGTGAAAGTGGAGGGTGACCCTCCTCCCATATGGAATGCAGATAGTCAGCTAGGAGACAGACACTCACAGGGCAGAGATTTCTTAGATTACAGGGAAATCTTAGAGACAAATCAAAATGTTGCGACCCATTCCCCTTTGCACGCACTCAGGGATCATGACCCAGTGTCAACGTCGATGGGACATTCCGATTCACACGGCCGTGTCCTTTTCGATCAGGTATTGAACTCAAAAGACAGGCCTGGAGCCCAGGTTcagggagggggagaaacatcAGGCGGTATTAAAGAGAAACAGTTTctctgcatgttctgtaacaaaggcttcagctgcccccagaaggtggagatccaccagagggtccacacaggggtgaAACCCTACAGCTGTAACCAATGTCACATGCGCTTCGCCCAGGCTGgcaacctgaagaggcaccagatgGTTCACACAGGAGTGAAACCCTTCAGCTGTCCCCAGTGTCCCATGTGCTTTGCTCAGGCTGgtgacctgaagaggcaccagagggtccacacaggagaAAAACCCTACAGCTGTGCCCAGTGTCCCATGCGCTTTGCCCAGGCTGGTCACTTAAAGatgcacctgaaggtccacacTGGAGAGAGGCCGTTCGCCTGTACACACTGCgggaagaggttctcagagaagagctacctcaggatacaccagcagaaaaaacATTCCACTCTATAA